The Bacillus sp. Marseille-Q1617 genome has a segment encoding these proteins:
- a CDS encoding DUF402 domain-containing protein: MKRKYGNHASWKRIIRREYAQTYIDSPIFTGHVTLLKIIEVEEPLVVRYLGKEICIADKDYLWLQHFPANENFSVTTVFHPNGDIVQWYIDICFQIGVDDELSWMDDLYLDIVILPGGDVIHLDEDELEEARSIEAITNEQYQLAWNVFTRINRLIEDDNFPLFRAAYEHKRSLIQNLNKL, encoded by the coding sequence ATGAAAAGAAAATATGGTAATCACGCCTCCTGGAAAAGAATCATAAGAAGAGAGTATGCCCAGACTTACATAGATTCACCTATTTTCACAGGACATGTTACCTTGCTTAAAATAATAGAGGTGGAAGAGCCCTTGGTTGTAAGGTACCTTGGGAAGGAAATTTGTATAGCAGATAAAGATTATTTATGGCTTCAGCATTTTCCGGCTAATGAAAATTTCTCCGTTACAACAGTATTTCATCCAAATGGAGATATTGTTCAATGGTATATTGATATCTGTTTTCAAATCGGAGTGGACGATGAACTGTCTTGGATGGACGATTTGTATCTTGATATCGTCATCCTGCCAGGGGGAGATGTCATTCATCTGGACGAAGATGAGTTAGAGGAAGCAAGATCAATAGAAGCAATTACAAACGAACAATATCAATTAGCTTGGAACGTGTTTACCAGGATTAATCGTTTAATTGAAGATGATAACTTCCCTCTGTTTCGTGCAGCTTACGAGCATAAACGTTCATTAATACAGAATTTGAATAAACTCTAG
- a CDS encoding DUF421 domain-containing protein, with translation MERGACRMSVSELAIRLLMSFTTLLLLTRWMSRKLLSHMTFFDFISGITIGSIGANLVFNPSLTIRNGLLALLGWSIITVTLGYIDIHSKKARTLLDGEPRILIKNGNIMEHQLKAVRLDIDSLMALLRQKNVFSLQDVNYAIFETNGELSVLKKDAQKEVVKSDLNLTPESHTVPPIGTEIISDGKMVHSNLEKLNLTEEWVHHQLMAKGIQTIQDVFYAEINKEGMLVVDLKDDTDP, from the coding sequence ATGGAAAGAGGCGCATGTAGGATGAGTGTATCGGAGTTGGCCATTAGGCTTTTAATGTCCTTCACGACTCTATTATTACTGACCAGGTGGATGAGCAGAAAATTACTCAGTCACATGACATTTTTTGACTTTATCTCTGGAATTACAATCGGAAGCATCGGAGCCAATTTAGTGTTTAATCCTTCACTGACCATCCGGAACGGTCTGCTTGCTTTACTTGGATGGAGCATTATAACCGTAACTCTTGGATACATTGATATTCATTCAAAAAAAGCGAGGACCCTCCTTGATGGAGAACCAAGAATTCTAATTAAAAATGGCAATATCATGGAACATCAACTAAAAGCTGTGCGGCTTGATATAGATTCCTTGATGGCCTTACTGAGGCAAAAGAACGTTTTTTCATTACAGGACGTGAATTATGCCATCTTTGAAACAAATGGTGAATTGTCTGTATTAAAAAAGGACGCTCAAAAGGAGGTCGTTAAATCAGATCTTAATCTTACACCAGAGAGTCACACAGTCCCTCCTATAGGAACTGAGATCATCAGTGATGGGAAAATGGTACATTCAAACCTTGAAAAACTGAATCTTACTGAAGAATGGGTACACCATCAATTGATGGCAAAAGGGATACAAACTATACAAGATGTTTTTTATGCTGAAATCAATAAAGAGGGCATGCTGGTTGTAGATTTAAAAGATGATACGGATCCATGA
- a CDS encoding GNAT family N-acetyltransferase: protein MPDAVLPKVRLRELIMEDVEDRYQWCLDREVTKHLNMPDVYPPFTREETSKWIELCINRTNGYEQKAILTEEGVHIGWIDLKNIDRVNKHAELGIALGNKAYWGKGYGQAAMKEMLRVGFTDFGMNKIWLRVETDNEKAIKSYKQIGFVDEGIMRQDRLRNGKYVDRIRMSILKNEFFIY from the coding sequence ATGCCTGATGCGGTACTGCCAAAAGTAAGATTAAGAGAATTAATAATGGAAGATGTGGAAGACCGGTATCAGTGGTGTCTGGATCGTGAAGTTACAAAACATTTAAATATGCCGGACGTTTATCCGCCTTTTACAAGGGAAGAAACATCCAAATGGATTGAGTTGTGTATCAACCGGACCAATGGGTATGAGCAGAAAGCCATTCTTACCGAAGAAGGCGTCCATATCGGTTGGATAGACTTAAAAAATATCGACAGAGTCAATAAGCATGCGGAGCTGGGAATAGCGTTAGGCAATAAAGCTTATTGGGGAAAGGGATATGGACAAGCTGCCATGAAAGAAATGTTAAGGGTCGGTTTTACAGATTTCGGAATGAATAAAATATGGCTGCGTGTTGAAACGGATAACGAAAAGGCAATCAAGTCATACAAACAAATTGGATTCGTAGATGAAGGTATTATGCGGCAGGATAGACTTAGAAATGGCAAATACGTTGACCGTATCAGAATGAGCATACTAAAAAATGAGTTTTTCATTTATTGA
- a CDS encoding GNAT family N-acetyltransferase, with the protein MKIPEHLLSTERLRLREMIYSDWKAVHEYASLKSVCQYQPWGPNKIEDTKSFIKEVVADTAKVPRTRFMFAIVMKDKNRLIGAVELNIRDYHHRSGEIGYIVHPDLWGKGVATEAAKLLIEVGFKHFHLHRIQATCDPNNIASFKVLEKIGMKKEGVLRENLLINSGWRDSAIYSVLENER; encoded by the coding sequence ATGAAAATTCCTGAACATCTGCTCTCTACAGAGCGACTGAGATTACGTGAAATGATTTATAGTGATTGGAAAGCGGTTCACGAATATGCTTCTTTGAAATCTGTGTGTCAATATCAGCCCTGGGGCCCCAATAAGATTGAGGATACGAAGTCATTCATAAAGGAAGTAGTGGCAGATACAGCAAAAGTCCCGAGAACGCGCTTTATGTTTGCAATTGTCATGAAAGATAAGAACCGACTGATTGGTGCAGTAGAATTGAATATTCGTGATTATCACCATAGAAGTGGTGAAATCGGGTATATCGTGCATCCGGATTTATGGGGTAAAGGCGTTGCGACGGAAGCCGCTAAATTACTGATTGAAGTGGGATTTAAGCACTTTCACTTACATCGGATTCAAGCAACATGTGATCCCAATAACATTGCTTCTTTCAAAGTGCTGGAGAAAATAGGGATGAAAAAAGAGGGAGTTCTGCGTGAAAACCTCTTGATTAATAGCGGCTGGCGGGATTCTGCCATTTATAGTGTACTTGAGAATGAAAGATAA
- a CDS encoding serine hydrolase: protein MNRIFQQLTRREQEGMQPLYNYVKRVKNQISASASSVYIIQGDEVIGEWYEGIDPASHRIIDEETRYNVFSVRKSYIGLAAAILIQEGKIGGLDDLVSTYLGENMLYNGITIRHLVTHTHGLNDDQVEFVKSAPAGTVWDYNGAGLSLLYKIILKVSGSTVNEIVTERVFNPLKFTETGWETVPGKYLTADVNERNEPNIRLEDHTGFERNLFVSARELAHWGYVHLKKGRVGNEQFLPEVLFERTTAIQTPEQLKNTPQNGFFWFRNENRFEDSELGEDLPAGSYQILGASGCTCLVIPKYDAVAVRMYNKRGNPQGYDYLRDIKNFGNMVNSILADRLQKHF, encoded by the coding sequence ATGAACAGAATCTTTCAGCAGCTGACCAGGAGAGAGCAAGAAGGAATGCAGCCGCTATATAACTATGTTAAGAGGGTTAAAAACCAAATTTCTGCATCTGCAAGTTCGGTTTACATCATTCAGGGAGATGAAGTAATCGGGGAATGGTATGAAGGAATAGACCCGGCATCTCATAGAATTATAGATGAAGAGACACGCTATAATGTCTTTTCCGTGCGAAAAAGTTACATAGGACTTGCTGCAGCAATTCTGATTCAAGAAGGAAAAATCGGAGGTTTAGATGATCTTGTTTCGACCTATTTGGGTGAAAATATGCTTTACAATGGGATCACGATCCGCCATCTTGTGACCCATACTCATGGTTTGAATGATGACCAGGTGGAATTTGTGAAGTCAGCTCCCGCAGGGACGGTTTGGGATTACAATGGAGCAGGTCTATCTTTATTGTATAAAATCATCTTGAAGGTATCAGGGTCAACGGTAAATGAAATCGTTACAGAGCGTGTGTTCAATCCGCTTAAATTTACTGAAACCGGATGGGAAACAGTACCGGGCAAATATCTCACTGCGGATGTAAATGAACGAAATGAGCCGAATATCAGGCTCGAGGATCATACCGGATTTGAAAGGAATTTATTCGTCAGTGCAAGAGAACTTGCTCATTGGGGATATGTTCATTTAAAAAAGGGGCGTGTCGGCAATGAACAATTTCTCCCGGAAGTTCTATTTGAAAGGACAACAGCGATTCAAACACCTGAACAATTAAAGAATACCCCGCAAAATGGATTCTTTTGGTTCCGAAACGAAAATCGATTTGAGGATAGTGAATTGGGTGAAGACCTGCCAGCTGGATCGTATCAAATTCTAGGTGCATCAGGCTGTACCTGCCTGGTTATACCCAAATATGATGCAGTCGCTGTGCGCATGTACAACAAAAGGGGAAATCCTCAGGGGTATGACTATCTAAGAGATATCAAAAATTTTGGTAATATGGTGAATTCAATTTTAGCGGATAGACTCCAGAAGCATTTTTAA